The genomic region ATTACCAAGCAAGGCGTCTACAAATCTAGGGGCTATTCAATGACATGCTCAGAACGGCCTTACGCTACTCCACCCGGTCGTTCAGGACACAGGTCGCGACATCGTTCGTGCGGAGGTCAGATCAACCATTCTCCGCAGAGGGCGGAGAAAGTGACAAGGGAGCAAACTTTGATGGCAGTTCTATTGCCATCTCTGTCGTCAATCTGGCTTGATGGCAGACTGATGACGACAACGCGCCTTGGCGTCAGAATGGCTCCCAATTCTGTTGCCAAGCTATCTTGGTGTGACTAGGTTATCGTCAAATCTCTTTGATGACAGAATCGGCACAAATATGGTCACCAAACCTTACGATCTGACAGATGCGGTCACCTATCATGTCGGCACCTTTCCCCCATCTGCCCTCGACTACGAGGTTTTGCTCGGGCCACTCGAAGAGGCGGCGGCCTCCCTTGCGCGGTACGATACCAAGATGTCGGGCATGGTGAACAGCGAGTTGTTCCTCGCCCCCCTGCGCCGCCAGGATGCGGTCACCTCCTCCCGGATGGAAGGGACGATTTCGACCATCGAGGAACTGTACCGACTTGAAGCCGAAGAGGATGCAGGCAGCGCTGACCCTTACCGGGAGGCCCGCAACGACGACGTCGAGACCTACCTGTACTCCCGCGCGCTGCGGAATGCACAGCAGGCGCTGGCCGATGGAGCGCCGCTTGGCGAGCATCTGATCCGCACCGCCCACCAGCAGCTGCTGTCCTTCGGCCGGGGAGCCCGCAAGCGCCCCGGCAGCTACAAGGTTGAACAGAACTACATCGGGGACGAACGGCGGGGAAAGATCTACTACGTCCCGATCGCGCCGGAGCAACTGGGCCCGGCGATGGCCGAACTCGTCCGCTACATCAACGAGAGCGCGATGCGGCCGCTGATCCGCACTGCCATCGCGCATGTGGAGTTCGAGGCCCTGCACCCTTTCGAAGACGGCAATGGCCGGATCGGTCGTATGCTGATCACCCTGATGCTCTGGAAACTTGGCGTCCTGCATCAGCCGAACTTTTTCGTGTCCGGTTACTTCGAGGCCCACAAGGACGAGTACATCGAGCGAATGCGTGCGGTTTCCGCCACAGGCGATTGGACCGGCTGGGTGGTATTCTTTCTCCAGGCGATGCACGCCCAAGCGACGGTCAACATCCAGACTGCGGACGCGATCTTCCGCCTGCACGGCGAGATGCGGGAACGGTTCCGCGAGGTGCTGAATTCGCAGTTCCACGATCAGGCGCTCGACTATGTGTTCGCGAGCCCAGTCTTCCGTAACGACCGGTTTGTAGAACGATCGGGAATTCCTCCCTCATCCGCCCGCGCGCTCTCACGACGGCTTGTCGAGGCGGGCCTTCTGCGCACCATCGAAGCCGCATCCGGGCGCAGGGCCGCGATGTATGCCTTCGATCCGCTACTCGATCTGCTGAAGGTCTGAATCAAGAAAGCCCCCGCTTCTCCGGGGGGCTCTTCAAACGTTGACCAAGTGTTGACAAGACTCCGGCAACGCAGAAAGCGCCCCGTGGGGCGCTGCGTATGTGATTGATATGTTTGTTAAATTTGGTTGCGGGGACAGGATTTGAACCTGTGACCTTCAGGTTATGAGCCACAATCCAAGCAATTTTGATAGCTTAGGAATTTCAACGGCTTACGGGCCAACCGTTTGATTCTCCGCGATCTCTATGTTCGCAGCGGGCAAGATTCGCCGTCTTTCGGCAGCAAACGTGGCGCAAAACATGCAGTGGCGGGTTGATGTGGCGTTGATGTGAAGAGATCAATGGTGAGATGACGATGACACTAATCGCTTTTGGGCGAAAATGGAGTTTTCCTGCCAAACATAGACAGACCTCACGAACTTGCACACTTAGCAATTTCGCCAAGCCCGGGTACCGCTGAAAACATTGGAACGAGGAAAGCCGGCTTGATTCCTCAGAATCCATACTGAATCAGATCAAAGCGGCAAACAAGCTTACGATATTGCGACAGATACGGTTCACCTTTCGGGTGCTTGGCGTTTGTCCGCAAAAAATCTCGCAATACTGCCATGTTCAGATCGCCACTTGGCTGAAAGCCGATCATGATGACTGCCTCGTTAGGAGATGACGATTTTTCAATAATCTGCTGGGTGTTCAGATTCGCGAAGCCACTCAAATAACGTTTCCTATACGAAGGGTATGTATAGTCTGCTCCTCGCAGCTTCTGAACAATCTTCTTCGCTCCTTCATATTTAGATGCCGCCAATTCAGCATCAGAAGTTATACCAACGTTCTTAAGGTAGCGAAAAACTGGAATGAACTTCTTGCTTGTTCGGGCATATATTGGAAATGCCGTGCCAAGTAGATCGGGCCCGTGAAACTTTGATTCATCCGCCAGACAGTCTTCAAACAGTTCATTCGCACCTACGCCAGCATATCCTTTTGCAGCGAGGCGCTCTTCAGCTTTCTGGCCGAATTCTTGCCGATGCTTGGCAACGCCGACGCCTACGACGAACTCTACAGCGTCTGCACTATCAATGTCCTCAAAATCAACAACTGCAATTTTCTTCTCTACATCCGCAGAAGCATGCACCAGTTCGTACAGCTGCTCTTTGAAGAAGCGCAACACACGCGCTGGAATTTTGCGCTTAGTGCCAGTCAGTGCAGCGTAAACCTGACCAAGGTCAGCTACCTTTGCAACCATCATTGTAACACTGAAATCGCCCGACTGGATCGTTGTCTTCTCTATCGCTGGAATTTCTCCTTCCTTCGCTCTCTGCACAAAGATGAGGTTCTCTTGGAAGGCAGCGATTTTGTCCTGGGTCAAGCACTGTGCGATGGAGGTGATAATCGCGCGGATGTGTGGGTCCGTAATCGAATAGCCTATGAAAATAATCGGGTGCTCAACAAAGATCGTGACAAGCTTTGCAGCCAAGTATGGGTTCTTCGCTGAAAATTCAGCATAGTCCTCTGCAGTTAGGACCAGTGTACTAAAATCAGAGGAGGAGCCATGGATTTTATATATTTCTCCAATTGCTTGCGGATTTGAAAAAAGTAGTTCCTGCTGACCTACAAATACTTTGTAGTCCGGAAATAGTTCCTCAAGAAGCGAGTCCCAGTTAGTCGTAATTATCCCGTCAATCGCAATATCGGAAAAAGACGCAATCTCAGGACCAAAGCCGGAGGAACGAGCATCCTCGAGCGAAAACCTGTCCATGTATGCCGCTATGTCGACTTTCAACGCGTCCGATTGCCCCTTAACGGAACCGGCCGCCGATTTCCGACTTGCCTCAGCTTCCGGTGCAGTCCACCACCACTCATTGTAATCAATTGCCATCAATGACGCTGCCGTCGGAAGGTCACCGTTGGCTTTCGAGCTATAATATCCAAAATCACGAATCGGTGCACAAAACCTTTGAAGCAGCCCCGCCCAATCTTCAATTGCGAGATATCGACGCGAGAACCCAGAACCGACAAACAGGAACGGAGCGGATGCGTGCTTCTGCAGCAACTCTTTCAAGACAACGGCTGGATCATCGGGCATTGGCGGTGCTTTCGTACAGTGTCCAACCTCTTGCTTAGTTCGCAATCCTAGCAATCGCAATCCGGCAGATTACGTCAAGCGAGTGAGTGATCGAACGCCAGCGTTCGATCTTGGTTTGGTTTCGTCAGATGGCTTCCTAGGTCGTGCGAAGTTTCACTTAAGAAACCTCACGGCACCACCCGTTTGCCCCACACCAAGTACCTCTGGGCAGCCGGAGTGATGACCGCGACGACGTCGCCCGGCTGATACAGACGCGAGGCCGTCCCAACTTAGCCCCTATGCTGCACGGCGCTGGAAGACGACCCGGTAGCTGTAGGGACCGATTTCCTCGACCATAATCATGTCGCCTGCCCGCGCGCCATTCCGCGCAAAGAACTCCCTGATCCAGCCACGCTTGCGGAAAAACTGCTTAGCCCCATCCAGATCGGTCATGACGACGGTTCCACCACCCCAGTCGACGGCAATTTCGCGCTGGGCGGCCGACGCGCGGTTCGATCCGCCAATCGCATCAGCCGGGAACTTGTCGAAAAAGCCCCGCAGATAGATGTGGTCATTGTCGATGTTGCCCTGCGTGATCTCGGTAGTCCCGATGGCACGTGCAGCATTCCGGAGTGTCTGGAGAACTGGAACATTCGGAGCGACCACCGGTGCTTCGGCCACGATCACAGTGTCATCGTCGTCCTCGATCAAGTCGAAATCGTCGTCAATTTCGGCCCGGCTTGACCGAACCGGTTTCTGCAGCCTGACGGGCTGGCGACCTTCGGCACGCAAGACCACCTCAGCGGCGGCACGAGCATCTTCGCCCGCATCATGATGGTCGAACTCA from Tabrizicola piscis harbors:
- a CDS encoding Fic family protein → MVTKPYDLTDAVTYHVGTFPPSALDYEVLLGPLEEAAASLARYDTKMSGMVNSELFLAPLRRQDAVTSSRMEGTISTIEELYRLEAEEDAGSADPYREARNDDVETYLYSRALRNAQQALADGAPLGEHLIRTAHQQLLSFGRGARKRPGSYKVEQNYIGDERRGKIYYVPIAPEQLGPAMAELVRYINESAMRPLIRTAIAHVEFEALHPFEDGNGRIGRMLITLMLWKLGVLHQPNFFVSGYFEAHKDEYIERMRAVSATGDWTGWVVFFLQAMHAQATVNIQTADAIFRLHGEMRERFREVLNSQFHDQALDYVFASPVFRNDRFVERSGIPPSSARALSRRLVEAGLLRTIEAASGRRAAMYAFDPLLDLLKV
- a CDS encoding SIR2 family protein, whose product is MPDDPAVVLKELLQKHASAPFLFVGSGFSRRYLAIEDWAGLLQRFCAPIRDFGYYSSKANGDLPTAASLMAIDYNEWWWTAPEAEASRKSAAGSVKGQSDALKVDIAAYMDRFSLEDARSSGFGPEIASFSDIAIDGIITTNWDSLLEELFPDYKVFVGQQELLFSNPQAIGEIYKIHGSSSDFSTLVLTAEDYAEFSAKNPYLAAKLVTIFVEHPIIFIGYSITDPHIRAIITSIAQCLTQDKIAAFQENLIFVQRAKEGEIPAIEKTTIQSGDFSVTMMVAKVADLGQVYAALTGTKRKIPARVLRFFKEQLYELVHASADVEKKIAVVDFEDIDSADAVEFVVGVGVAKHRQEFGQKAEERLAAKGYAGVGANELFEDCLADESKFHGPDLLGTAFPIYARTSKKFIPVFRYLKNVGITSDAELAASKYEGAKKIVQKLRGADYTYPSYRKRYLSGFANLNTQQIIEKSSSPNEAVIMIGFQPSGDLNMAVLRDFLRTNAKHPKGEPYLSQYRKLVCRFDLIQYGF